In a genomic window of Flavobacterium sp. KACC 22761:
- a CDS encoding glycoside hydrolase family 97 protein, with protein MKKHLILPALLLSVSIGYSQKKKDAYELASPNGLNKIKFELVQNAPKYAVSHGKTEVISSSDMGFVLKGNENLSSNFEIKGTKTSTFDETWEQVWGEKKNIRNHYNQLVVDLQQKTGNKRKLQIQFRAFDDGVAFRYVYPKQNVKDSIFIMDEKTTFNLKEDGKAWWIPANRENRDEYLFKDAPVSTLDTVLTPLTIESKSGLALSFHEANLVDFASMTLVNNKGTELKSDLVPWADGVKVRVKDSFTSSWRTIQIGENPGELITSYLVLNLNEPNKLKNTNSYFKPYKYLGIWWGMHIGKYTFWESDKQGATTKHAEEYIDFTAKEDFHHLLIEGWNKGWTPGWYENRMHKFSFTKTADNFDLEKVVEYGKKNNIELIGYHETGSNLINYLKQVDDGFELYKKLGIHTVKIGHVGSKLNMKQMHFGQFGVNYFRYILEKAAQYDLAVLYHESIKDTGERRTYPNMVSREAARGQEYNAWSEGNPPNHLTIIPFTRLLSGPMDFTPGIFDVEVKQGYPGKRIQGTVGQQLALYVTIYSPIQMLADLPENYEGKPALQFLKDVPTDWEDTKILEGKIGEYITTARKDRNSADWYLGTLTNEKPRNVEVSLSFLDPNATYEAQIYVDAEGTDQTHNPEAVAITKKTVKSSDKLQLKLGGAGGGAVRFKKL; from the coding sequence ATGAAAAAACACCTAATTCTTCCCGCTTTATTGCTTTCAGTTTCGATTGGATACAGTCAGAAAAAGAAAGACGCTTACGAATTGGCATCACCAAATGGATTGAATAAAATCAAATTTGAGTTGGTACAAAATGCTCCGAAATATGCCGTTTCTCATGGGAAGACCGAAGTGATTTCTTCATCAGATATGGGATTTGTCTTAAAAGGAAATGAAAACCTAAGTTCAAATTTCGAAATTAAAGGAACTAAAACTTCAACTTTTGACGAAACTTGGGAACAGGTTTGGGGAGAAAAGAAAAACATCAGAAATCACTACAATCAATTGGTAGTCGATTTGCAACAAAAAACAGGAAACAAAAGAAAACTACAAATTCAGTTTCGTGCTTTCGATGATGGAGTGGCTTTTAGATATGTTTATCCAAAACAAAATGTGAAAGACAGTATTTTTATTATGGATGAAAAAACAACTTTCAACTTAAAAGAAGACGGAAAAGCGTGGTGGATTCCGGCAAACCGAGAAAACCGCGACGAATATCTTTTTAAAGATGCGCCCGTAAGTACTCTAGATACCGTTTTGACTCCGCTAACAATCGAAAGCAAAAGCGGATTAGCTTTGAGTTTTCACGAAGCAAATTTGGTTGATTTCGCTAGCATGACTTTAGTAAATAATAAAGGAACAGAATTAAAATCGGATTTGGTGCCTTGGGCTGATGGTGTAAAAGTTCGTGTAAAAGATTCGTTTACTTCTTCTTGGAGAACCATTCAAATTGGAGAAAATCCGGGAGAATTGATTACTTCTTATTTGGTTTTAAACCTAAACGAACCAAACAAATTAAAGAATACAAACAGCTATTTCAAACCCTATAAATATTTAGGAATTTGGTGGGGAATGCACATTGGAAAATATACTTTTTGGGAAAGCGATAAACAAGGCGCAACAACCAAACATGCCGAAGAATATATTGATTTTACTGCCAAAGAAGATTTTCATCATTTATTGATCGAAGGATGGAACAAAGGCTGGACGCCGGGCTGGTATGAAAACCGCATGCATAAGTTCAGTTTCACTAAAACGGCTGACAATTTCGACTTAGAAAAAGTAGTAGAATATGGAAAGAAAAACAACATTGAATTAATTGGTTATCACGAAACAGGTTCCAACTTAATTAATTATTTAAAACAAGTTGATGACGGTTTTGAATTATATAAAAAACTCGGAATTCATACGGTGAAAATTGGTCACGTAGGTTCTAAATTGAATATGAAACAAATGCATTTTGGGCAGTTTGGAGTAAATTATTTCAGATACATTTTAGAAAAAGCGGCGCAATATGATTTAGCCGTTTTATACCACGAATCAATAAAAGATACGGGCGAACGAAGAACATATCCAAACATGGTTTCAAGAGAAGCAGCGCGCGGACAGGAATATAATGCATGGAGCGAAGGAAATCCGCCCAATCATTTAACGATTATTCCGTTTACAAGATTACTTTCTGGACCAATGGATTTCACGCCTGGAATTTTTGATGTTGAGGTAAAACAAGGTTATCCGGGAAAAAGAATTCAGGGAACAGTCGGGCAGCAATTGGCATTGTATGTAACGATTTATTCTCCAATTCAAATGTTGGCCGATCTTCCAGAAAATTATGAAGGAAAACCAGCATTACAATTCTTAAAAGATGTGCCGACAGATTGGGAAGACACAAAAATCTTAGAAGGAAAAATTGGCGAATACATCACAACCGCAAGAAAAGATAGAAACAGTGCCGACTGGTATTTAGGAACTTTAACAAATGAAAAACCTAGAAATGTAGAAGTTTCACTATCATTCTTAGATCCAAATGCGACTTATGAAGCACAAATTTATGTTGATGCCGAAGGAACAGATCAGACACATAATCCAGAAGCAGTTGCGATTACTAAGAAAACAGTAAAATCTTCAGATAAATTGCAATTGAAACTTGGCGGTGCTGGCGGTGGAGCAGTAAGATTTAAAAAACTTTAA
- a CDS encoding glycoside hydrolase family 2 TIM barrel-domain containing protein, with the protein MLAVITLFSSCKKNDEAFSNRKVSFNSDWSFHLNDSIVDKDTIGTTTKWRTLNVPHDWSIEGKFDEKSPAGYGGGSLNGGLGWYKKTFKVAAADSTKITSIIFDGVYKNSEVWINGHYLGKRPNGYISFQYQISQYLNYGEKENEIIVKVDNSKQPNSRWYSGSGIFRNVWLETTDKLHVENWGTYITTPKVTAQNASINIETRIQNDYSKSKKFTLETTIYKDDKKVGSADIIDMTLTSKRGTILNVKAQVDSPILWSIEKPELYTAVTEIIVDGKVVDQYKTAFGIREFKFDLNKGFLLNGKQVKIKGVCMHHDLGPLGSAINTRAIERQLEILKEMGVNGIRTSHNPPAPELLDLCDKMGFIVMDEAFDMWKTNKTKYDYANDWEKWHKKDLIDQLLRDRNHASVFIWSIGNEIPDQWSETGVQIAKELAGIVRDYDKTRPLTAAMNPPVNMNIDEVTLQFEKKNVQINPIAASGVLDLIGYNYAHQTYEHHKENFPKTPFIATETTSGLETRGYYDNVSDVVKKWPVRWDLKFTDGNPGNTVSAYDQVQAPWGSTHEATWKVIKKHDYLSGMYIWTGFDYIGEPTPYEWPSVSSYFGIVDLAGFPKDVYYMYQSEWTEKTVLHIFPHWNWKAGQTVDVWAYYNKADEVELFVNGKSVGKRSKKGDDLHVMWRIPYQAGTLKAVSRKDGKVVLEKEIKTAGNPSNLKLTADRSTIKADGNDLSFVTVDILDANGTLAPNANNEINFLLKGNGKIVGVCSGDPVSHESYKGSKHTALNGKCLVIVQSDTKSGRLELTAKANGLKSATIVITAE; encoded by the coding sequence ATGTTGGCAGTAATTACATTATTCAGTTCATGCAAGAAAAACGACGAGGCTTTCAGCAACCGAAAAGTTTCTTTTAATTCTGATTGGAGTTTTCATCTCAATGACAGCATTGTTGATAAAGATACCATTGGAACCACAACAAAATGGAGAACTTTAAATGTTCCTCACGATTGGAGCATCGAAGGGAAATTTGATGAAAAAAGTCCGGCCGGATATGGCGGAGGTTCTTTGAACGGTGGTTTAGGTTGGTACAAAAAAACATTTAAAGTTGCTGCTGCAGACAGTACAAAAATAACTTCTATCATTTTTGATGGCGTTTACAAAAACAGCGAAGTTTGGATAAACGGACATTATTTAGGAAAACGCCCGAATGGCTATATTAGTTTTCAATATCAAATTTCTCAGTATTTAAATTATGGCGAAAAAGAAAACGAAATTATTGTAAAGGTTGACAATTCAAAACAACCTAATTCACGCTGGTATTCGGGTTCAGGAATTTTTAGAAATGTCTGGCTAGAAACGACAGATAAACTTCATGTTGAAAATTGGGGAACTTATATTACTACTCCAAAAGTTACAGCTCAAAATGCTTCAATAAATATTGAAACTCGAATTCAGAATGACTATTCAAAATCAAAGAAGTTCACACTAGAAACTACTATTTATAAAGATGATAAAAAGGTAGGGTCAGCTGATATTATAGATATGACTCTTACTTCAAAAAGAGGAACAATTTTAAATGTAAAAGCACAAGTTGATTCGCCAATTTTATGGTCAATAGAAAAACCGGAATTGTATACCGCAGTTACAGAAATTATTGTTGATGGTAAAGTTGTTGATCAATATAAAACCGCTTTCGGAATCAGAGAATTTAAATTCGATTTGAACAAAGGTTTCCTTTTAAACGGAAAACAAGTCAAAATAAAAGGAGTTTGCATGCATCATGATTTGGGGCCTTTAGGTTCTGCCATCAATACTCGCGCAATCGAACGTCAATTGGAAATCCTGAAAGAAATGGGTGTAAATGGAATTAGAACTTCTCATAATCCACCCGCTCCAGAACTCTTAGATCTTTGCGATAAAATGGGTTTCATTGTCATGGATGAAGCTTTTGACATGTGGAAAACAAATAAAACGAAATATGACTACGCAAACGACTGGGAGAAATGGCATAAAAAAGACTTGATCGACCAATTGCTTCGCGATCGCAATCATGCGAGTGTTTTTATTTGGAGTATTGGAAATGAAATTCCAGATCAATGGAGTGAAACCGGAGTACAAATTGCAAAAGAATTGGCTGGAATCGTCCGCGATTATGATAAAACTCGTCCGCTTACTGCAGCGATGAATCCGCCGGTTAATATGAATATCGATGAAGTTACTTTGCAATTCGAAAAAAAGAATGTTCAAATTAACCCAATTGCGGCATCTGGAGTTTTGGATTTGATTGGATACAATTATGCGCATCAAACCTATGAACATCACAAAGAAAATTTTCCAAAAACACCTTTTATAGCAACTGAAACAACTTCTGGATTAGAAACACGAGGTTATTATGACAATGTTTCTGATGTTGTAAAAAAATGGCCAGTTCGTTGGGATCTTAAATTTACAGATGGAAATCCAGGAAACACCGTTTCGGCTTATGATCAAGTTCAGGCGCCTTGGGGTTCTACGCACGAAGCGACTTGGAAAGTCATTAAAAAACACGATTATCTTTCGGGAATGTACATTTGGACTGGTTTCGATTATATCGGAGAACCAACTCCTTATGAATGGCCATCGGTAAGTTCGTATTTCGGAATTGTGGATTTGGCCGGTTTCCCGAAAGACGTTTATTATATGTACCAAAGTGAATGGACAGAAAAAACGGTGTTGCATATTTTCCCGCATTGGAACTGGAAAGCGGGACAAACGGTTGATGTTTGGGCATATTATAATAAAGCCGATGAGGTTGAACTTTTTGTAAACGGAAAATCAGTTGGAAAAAGAAGCAAAAAAGGCGATGACTTGCACGTAATGTGGAGAATTCCTTATCAAGCAGGAACTTTAAAAGCGGTTTCTCGTAAAGATGGAAAAGTGGTTTTAGAAAAAGAAATCAAAACTGCTGGAAATCCTTCAAATCTAAAATTGACTGCAGACAGAAGTACCATCAAAGCTGATGGAAATGATTTGTCATTTGTAACCGTAGATATTTTGGATGCCAACGGAACATTGGCTCCAAATGCAAACAACGAAATCAACTTTTTATTAAAAGGAAACGGAAAAATAGTTGGCGTTTGCAGTGGAGATCCCGTAAGTCATGAATCGTACAAAGGTTCGAAACATACTGCTCTTAACGGAAAATGTTTAGTGATCGTTCAATCAGATACTAAATCTGGAAGATTGGAATTAACCGCTAAAGCAAACGGATTAAAATCTGCAACAATTGTAATTACTGCCGAATAA
- a CDS encoding NUDIX hydrolase, producing MDNGTAVDGITIDCVIFGFNKANLEILLVQHAEGESVGKWGLLGGYLKKEESADEAAQRIVYELTTLDNIYLEQLKAFTDPKRVSERRVVTIGYYTLVNREDYNIKASQKVIEAKWYKINEIPDLIFDHNEILNFSLMQLRNRVRQAPIGFNLLPEKFTLLQLMHLYEEILGIELDKSNFRRKILHMKLLVALDEKQQDVSHRAAKLYKFDAAIYKKLTEKGFNFEF from the coding sequence ATGGATAACGGCACTGCTGTAGATGGCATTACAATTGACTGTGTAATTTTCGGATTTAATAAAGCAAATCTGGAAATTCTTTTAGTGCAGCATGCCGAAGGAGAAAGCGTTGGAAAATGGGGTTTGCTGGGCGGTTATCTTAAAAAAGAGGAAAGTGCAGATGAAGCTGCACAGCGAATTGTTTATGAACTCACAACCCTAGACAACATTTACTTAGAACAACTGAAGGCTTTTACAGATCCGAAACGTGTCAGCGAAAGACGCGTTGTTACTATTGGTTATTATACTTTAGTAAATCGCGAAGACTATAATATCAAAGCAAGTCAAAAGGTTATTGAAGCAAAATGGTATAAAATCAATGAAATTCCAGATTTGATTTTTGATCATAATGAGATTCTGAATTTTAGTTTGATGCAGTTGCGAAACCGTGTACGTCAGGCGCCTATTGGTTTTAATCTTTTGCCTGAAAAATTCACTTTGCTGCAATTAATGCATCTTTATGAAGAAATTCTTGGAATTGAATTGGACAAATCAAATTTCAGAAGAAAAATTCTGCACATGAAACTCCTTGTAGCTCTTGATGAGAAACAACAGGATGTTTCGCATCGCGCCGCAAAACTCTATAAATTTGACGCTGCTATTTACAAAAAACTGACCGAAAAAGGATTTAATTTTGAATTTTAA
- the lepA gene encoding translation elongation factor 4: MKKIRNFCIIAHIDHGKSTLADRLLSATQTVTAREEKAQLLDNMDLERERGITIKSHAIQMEYKYKGEEYILNLIDTPGHVDFSYEVSRSIAACEGALLIVDAAQSIQAQTISNLYLALENDLEIIPVLNKVDLPSANPEEVSDDIIDLLGCKLEDIIHASGKTGFGVENILAAIIEKIPAPKGDPEEPLQALIFDSVYNPFRGIEVIFRVVNGEIKKGQKIKFMATDNEYFADEIGTLKLNQVPKNVVSAGDVGYLISGIKEAREVKVGDTITDAKVPTTNMVAGFEDVKPMVFAGIYPVDTEDYEDLRSSMEKLQLNDASLVFTPESSAALGFGFRCGFLGMLHMEIIQERLEREFDMTVITTVPNVSYLAYTKKHPETPIVVNNPSDLPEPSKLDRVEEPFIKATIITKADFVGNVMSLCIEKRGLITNQTYLTTERVELNFDMPLAEIVFDFYDRLKTVSKGYASFDYSPIGMRTSKLVKLDVLLNAQTVDALSALIHEDNAYNIGKKMTEKLRELIPRQQFDIPIQAAIGAKIIARETIKALRKDVTAKCYGGDISRKRKLLEKQKKGKKRMRQVGNVEIPQEAFMAVLKLND, from the coding sequence ATGAAGAAGATACGTAATTTTTGCATTATTGCACACATTGACCATGGTAAAAGTACATTAGCAGACCGTTTACTAAGTGCTACACAAACCGTTACAGCCCGTGAAGAAAAAGCGCAATTGCTTGACAACATGGACTTGGAGCGCGAGCGTGGAATTACCATTAAGAGTCATGCCATTCAGATGGAATACAAATACAAAGGTGAAGAATATATCTTGAACTTAATTGACACTCCGGGTCACGTTGACTTTTCATATGAAGTTTCACGATCTATTGCTGCCTGTGAAGGTGCGCTTTTGATTGTAGATGCTGCGCAAAGTATCCAGGCACAAACGATTTCAAACTTATATTTAGCTCTTGAAAACGATTTGGAAATTATTCCGGTTTTGAACAAAGTCGATTTGCCAAGTGCTAATCCAGAAGAAGTTAGCGATGATATTATCGATTTATTGGGATGTAAATTAGAAGATATTATTCATGCTTCTGGAAAAACGGGTTTTGGTGTTGAAAATATTTTGGCTGCCATTATCGAAAAAATTCCTGCTCCAAAAGGAGATCCAGAAGAACCATTGCAAGCTTTAATTTTTGACTCTGTTTACAACCCGTTTCGCGGAATTGAAGTAATCTTTAGAGTTGTAAATGGTGAAATCAAAAAAGGCCAGAAAATTAAATTCATGGCTACAGACAACGAATATTTTGCTGACGAAATTGGAACTTTAAAACTTAATCAGGTTCCTAAAAATGTAGTTTCGGCAGGAGATGTTGGATATTTGATTTCTGGAATTAAAGAAGCTCGCGAAGTAAAAGTTGGTGATACGATTACAGATGCAAAAGTTCCGACAACGAATATGGTTGCTGGTTTTGAGGATGTAAAACCAATGGTATTTGCCGGAATTTATCCTGTGGATACTGAAGATTACGAAGATTTACGTTCTTCAATGGAAAAATTACAATTGAATGACGCTTCATTAGTTTTTACTCCTGAAAGTTCTGCGGCATTAGGATTTGGTTTCCGTTGTGGATTCTTAGGAATGCTTCACATGGAAATCATCCAGGAGCGTTTAGAGCGCGAGTTCGACATGACTGTAATTACAACAGTTCCTAACGTTTCGTACTTGGCTTACACCAAAAAACATCCAGAAACGCCAATCGTTGTAAACAACCCATCAGATTTACCAGAGCCTTCAAAATTAGACCGAGTTGAAGAGCCTTTTATTAAAGCTACAATTATTACAAAAGCTGATTTCGTTGGAAACGTTATGAGTTTATGTATCGAAAAACGTGGTCTAATTACTAATCAAACTTATTTAACAACAGAAAGAGTTGAATTGAATTTTGATATGCCTTTGGCGGAAATTGTATTCGATTTCTACGATCGTTTAAAAACGGTTTCTAAAGGTTATGCTTCTTTCGACTATTCTCCAATCGGAATGAGAACTTCAAAATTAGTTAAACTTGACGTTCTTTTGAATGCTCAAACTGTTGATGCCCTTTCTGCCTTGATCCACGAAGATAACGCGTACAACATTGGTAAAAAAATGACCGAAAAATTGCGTGAATTGATTCCAAGACAGCAATTTGACATTCCGATTCAAGCGGCAATTGGAGCAAAAATTATCGCTCGTGAAACCATCAAAGCACTTCGTAAAGACGTTACCGCAAAATGTTACGGTGGAGATATTTCGCGTAAGCGTAAATTGCTGGAAAAACAGAAAAAAGGTAAAAAACGTATGCGTCAGGTAGGAAACGTTGAGATTCCGCAAGAAGCATTTATGGCTGTTTTGAAATTGAATGACTAA